Proteins from one Microcaecilia unicolor chromosome 2, aMicUni1.1, whole genome shotgun sequence genomic window:
- the LOC115462131 gene encoding LOW QUALITY PROTEIN: uncharacterized protein LOC115462131 (The sequence of the model RefSeq protein was modified relative to this genomic sequence to represent the inferred CDS: inserted 2 bases in 2 codons) has translation MAEYFLKQSIHIEKNKKNPSIHKLQLEIKKLDEKGSCQICTFANAKQICSDKVIMVLGATGSGKTTLINGMINYILGVTWEDKVRFKLIDEQTNRSQAESQTSSIIAYQLIHQEGFQVPYNLTIIDTPGFGDTRGIDRDRFLMEEIRRFFSLPNGIDHIDAVCFVVQASLARLTYTQKYIFDSILSIFGNDIADNILILVTFADGQKPPVLEAIIASEIPCSKGKTGSPVHFKFNNSALFAHNATNNPHSDEENENFDEMFWKMGIKSLKNFFTALGKLQTKSLLLTKEVLQERKQLETLVEGLQPQIRAGLTTQEELRNITAVLKQNKDKMKANENFEYETSKTVEKKEDVTSFITNCHKCHYTCHYPCGIPNDDEKYNCWAMDSYRNCRICPNHCIWNVHFNQKYKWIYETQVVKGTYQDLKNNYESAYGEVMTAEQMLEQLETEIYGVEEKVYELINMLSKCLQRLEEXALRPNPLSTPEYIDLLIHXEKEEAKPGYQARIQSLMAVRERGCNNM, from the exons ATGGCTGAATATTTCCTGAAGCAAAGTATTCATATagagaaaaacaagaaaaatcCTTCAATTCATAAACTGCAGCTAGAAATAAAAAAGCTGGATGAAAAAGGCTCATGCCAGATATGCACCTTTGCAAATGCAAAACAAATATGCAGTGATAAGGTAATCATGGTTCTTGGAGCTACTGGGtcaggcaaaaccaccctcatCAATGGAATGATCAACTACATCCTGGGAGTGACATGGGAAGACAAGGTCCGATTCAAATTGATTGATGAACAAACCAACAGAAGCCAAGCAGAAAGCCAGACCTCCTCAATCATTGCTTATCAACTCATCCACCAAGAGGGCTTTCAGGTCCCATATAACCTAACCATTATAGATACTCCAGGATTTGGAGACACCAGGGGCATAGACCGAGATAGATTTCTTATGGAGGAGATCAGGAGATTCTTTTCCCTGCCTAATGGTATTGATCATATTGATGCCGTGTGTTTTGTAGTGCAGGCATCCCTAGCTCGTCTGACCTACacacagaaatatatttttgactCTATTCTCTCCATATTTGGAAATGACATTGCTGACAACATACTGATACTTGTTACTTTTGCAGATGGACAGAAACCCCCAGTGTTAGAAGCCATAATTGCTTCAGAGATTCCATGTTCCAAAGGCAAAACTGGCTCCCCAGTTCATTTCAAATTTAACAACTCTGCTTTGTTTGCTCACAATGCTACCAACAACCCTCACAGTGATGAAGAAAATGAGAACTTTGATGAAATGTTCTGGAAGATGGGGATAAAAAGCCTCAAGAATTTCTTTACAGCACTGGGGAAGCTGCAAACCAAGAGCCTATTGTTAACCAAGGAGGTCCTCCAAGAGCGTAAGCAATTGGAGACCCTAGTGGAGGGACTGCAGCCCCAAATCAGAGCTGGATTAACAACACAAGAAGAACTCCGAAACATAACTGCAGTTCTGAAGCAAAACAAAGATAAGATGAAAGCAAATGAAAATTTTGAGTATGAGACCTCCAAAActgtggaaaaaaaagaagacgtGACCAGTTTCATAACCAACTGTCATAAGTGTCACTACACCTGCCACTATCCTTGCGGAATTCCTAATGATGATGAGAAGTATAACTGTTGGGCCATGGATAGTTACAGGAACTGCCGAATTTGTCCCAATCATTGTATCTGGAATGTTCATTTCAATCAAAAATACAAGTGGATTTATGAAACACAAGTTGTAAAGGGAACTTACCAAGATCTGAAAAACAATTATGAGAGTGCTTATGGTGAGGTCATGACAGCTGAGCAGATGTTGGAGCAGCTTGAAACAGAAATCTACGGAGTTGAAGAAAAGGTGTATGAGCTCATAAATATGTTATCAAAGTGTCTTCAGCGCCTGGAAG TTGCCCTGCGACCAAACCCACTTTCCACTCCAGAGTACATTGATCTTCTTATAC CTGAGAAAGAAGAGGCCAAACCAGGATACCAGGCACGGATCCAGTCACTAATGGCAGTAAGGGAGAGGGGCTGTAATAATATGTAA